The proteins below are encoded in one region of Metabacillus dongyingensis:
- the ald gene encoding alanine dehydrogenase: MIIGVPKEIKNNENRVALTPGGVTQFVATGHKVLIEKDAGIGSGFTNEDYLTAGAVIAEDVKDVWAAEMVMKVKEPLASEYVYFREGLILFTYLHLAAEPALAEALKNKGVTAIAYETVTTGRTLPLLTPMSEVAGRMAAQIGAQFLEKPKGGKGILLAGVPGVSRGKVTIIGGGVVGTNAAKMAIGLGADVTIIDLSADRLRELDDIFGNQIKTLMSNPINIANAVAEADLLICAVLIPGAKAPTLVSEAMVQSMKPGSVIVDVAIDQGGIVETVDHITTHDNPTYEKHGVVHYAVANMPGAVPRTSTLALTNVTVPYAMQIANKGVNKAIADNLALKAGVNVAKGDITYEAVARDLGYTFVPVDVALDKEIAVN; encoded by the coding sequence ATGATTATTGGAGTACCTAAAGAGATTAAAAATAATGAAAATCGTGTTGCATTAACGCCTGGCGGGGTTACACAATTTGTGGCAACTGGACATAAAGTACTTATCGAAAAAGACGCAGGAATTGGAAGCGGTTTCACAAATGAAGACTATCTTACTGCCGGTGCAGTAATTGCAGAAGATGTTAAGGATGTATGGGCTGCTGAAATGGTTATGAAGGTTAAAGAACCTTTAGCATCTGAATATGTGTATTTCCGCGAAGGACTTATTCTTTTCACATACTTGCATTTAGCTGCTGAACCAGCTCTTGCAGAGGCGCTTAAAAATAAAGGTGTTACAGCTATTGCTTACGAAACAGTAACAACTGGACGCACACTTCCATTGCTTACTCCTATGAGTGAAGTAGCTGGACGCATGGCAGCACAAATTGGCGCACAATTCCTTGAAAAACCAAAAGGCGGCAAAGGCATTCTCCTTGCAGGTGTACCGGGAGTAAGCCGCGGCAAGGTAACAATTATCGGCGGCGGTGTAGTTGGAACAAACGCTGCAAAAATGGCGATCGGCTTAGGCGCAGATGTTACAATTATTGATTTAAGTGCTGACCGTCTTCGTGAATTAGACGATATTTTCGGCAATCAAATTAAGACATTGATGTCTAACCCCATCAATATTGCAAATGCAGTTGCAGAAGCAGACCTATTAATCTGTGCTGTCCTAATCCCTGGTGCAAAAGCTCCGACACTCGTATCTGAAGCAATGGTTCAATCAATGAAACCAGGCTCAGTTATCGTTGACGTAGCCATCGACCAAGGCGGTATCGTTGAGACAGTTGATCACATTACCACTCATGATAACCCAACTTATGAGAAGCATGGCGTTGTTCACTATGCTGTAGCAAACATGCCTGGAGCTGTTCCAAGAACATCAACACTTGCTCTTACGAACGTAACAGTGCCATACGCTATGCAAATTGCAAACAAAGGCGTGAACAAGGCAATCGCTGACAACCTTGCGCTTAAAGCAGGTGTCAACGTTGCAAAAGGCGATATCACGTATGAAGCGGTAGCCCGCGATCTTGGCTATACATTCGTTCCTGTTGATGTAGCACTTGATAAAGAAATCGCTGTAAACTGA
- a CDS encoding DsbA family oxidoreductase translates to MKIEVWSDFVCPFCYIGKRRLEEALAEFPHKDQVEVVYKSFELDQNAPLNSGKTIDEALASKYGMTIEQAKEANAGIGKQAKSAGLTFRFDKMKPTNTFDAHRLAKFAKTHGKEEAITENLLYAYFTDNKDLGEQHTLADLAEASGLERQKALEVLGDKTAYAAEVRNDEGIAQQYGISGVPYFVINQKYAISGAQRAETFAGALQKVWEEENPELTLQDLSEDSGNDAFCADGSCAVPPNKE, encoded by the coding sequence ATGAAAATTGAAGTATGGTCTGACTTTGTCTGTCCATTTTGTTATATAGGGAAGCGCAGATTAGAAGAAGCGCTGGCTGAATTTCCGCATAAAGATCAAGTTGAAGTGGTATATAAGAGCTTTGAACTGGATCAAAATGCTCCACTAAACAGCGGGAAAACAATTGATGAGGCATTGGCATCTAAATATGGCATGACGATTGAACAAGCGAAGGAAGCGAATGCCGGAATCGGGAAACAGGCGAAAAGTGCTGGTCTGACTTTCCGCTTTGACAAGATGAAGCCAACAAATACATTTGACGCTCACCGCCTGGCAAAGTTCGCTAAAACACACGGTAAAGAAGAGGCTATCACAGAAAACCTTCTTTACGCCTATTTTACAGATAATAAAGATCTGGGAGAACAACATACCCTAGCAGATCTGGCAGAAGCATCAGGGCTTGAGCGGCAGAAAGCATTAGAAGTTCTGGGTGACAAAACTGCATATGCGGCTGAAGTGCGAAATGATGAAGGAATTGCGCAGCAATACGGCATAAGCGGAGTGCCCTATTTTGTCATCAATCAAAAATATGCGATTTCAGGGGCGCAGAGGGCAGAAACATTTGCTGGTGCGCTCCAGAAGGTCTGGGAAGAAGAAAATCCTGAACTAACCTTGCAGGACCTGTCTGAAGACAGCGGTAATGACGCATTTTGCGCAGACGGAAGCTGTGCTGTACCTCCGAACAAGGAGTAG
- a CDS encoding DMT family transporter has translation MKKEQVLPYLGAVLNASIVGLTFLFTKLALEDASPIDTLSYRFTLGFLVLLVLQFFVPIKMPSFKNNGKSLAFLLLLALFYPTMFFSFQAFGLLYTTSAEGGILMAFAPILTALLASVFLKEKTSMIQVLFIFMSIFGVVYIFFMKGAGIEFNSMLGFLLLFIACLSIAGYTVLARFLSVSYSPLQLSFIMVTFGFIFFNLYAMIQHLAAGDFVQYISLWTNVPFLLFTFYLGVFATLLTSFLSNYILSKIPASQMSVFANLSTVISIVAGAVILNETIYFYHWIGAFFIIAGVIGTNAFKQKRDSADDTD, from the coding sequence ATGAAGAAAGAACAGGTACTTCCTTACCTTGGCGCTGTATTAAATGCCTCAATAGTCGGACTTACCTTTTTATTTACAAAGCTTGCGCTTGAAGATGCTTCGCCGATCGATACACTCTCATACCGGTTTACACTGGGGTTTCTTGTTTTACTGGTTCTTCAATTCTTTGTGCCTATTAAAATGCCATCATTTAAGAATAATGGAAAATCTCTTGCTTTTCTGCTGCTGCTTGCTTTATTTTATCCGACAATGTTTTTTAGTTTCCAGGCATTCGGGCTGCTTTATACAACATCTGCAGAAGGCGGCATCCTGATGGCTTTTGCGCCAATCTTAACCGCCTTGCTTGCTTCTGTTTTTTTAAAGGAAAAAACCAGCATGATACAAGTTCTGTTTATTTTCATGTCGATTTTCGGTGTTGTCTATATATTCTTCATGAAAGGGGCAGGCATCGAATTTAACAGTATGCTTGGATTTCTTTTATTGTTCATTGCCTGTTTATCGATTGCAGGGTACACAGTTCTTGCGAGATTTCTGTCTGTTTCATATTCGCCCCTTCAGCTTAGTTTTATTATGGTGACATTCGGGTTTATCTTTTTTAATCTGTACGCTATGATACAGCATTTGGCTGCAGGTGATTTTGTTCAATATATTTCGCTGTGGACAAACGTCCCATTTTTATTATTCACATTCTATTTAGGTGTTTTTGCTACACTATTGACTTCTTTTCTGTCAAACTACATTCTATCGAAAATTCCAGCTTCTCAAATGAGTGTGTTCGCTAACTTATCAACCGTCATTTCAATTGTAGCAGGAGCGGTTATCCTGAATGAAACCATTTATTTCTATCACTGGATAGGTGCTTTTTTCATTATCGCCGGGGTTATCGGAACAAACGCATTTAAACAAAAACGAGATTCAGCAGATGATACAGACTAA
- a CDS encoding ATP-binding protein: protein MYFTVLGLVSLIPLLLGMIIYMNEKTILSRAIVYFLIMLFIWQIDVALLYGTDLFSMETAETLFQIGRFGSIMIMPILFYFMYLMINQENEAEKKQWFRFINIKILIMLIIWSLAVFAINLTSYGVSGLKMIKDDFFPDHYYPVFGPLNWTYYLNVFFVFINIIMLIVVSKKLTNKDLRSFSIFFCTSILFVFFNGILSGYQVVPLFLSSFGSVLSTFIIFMAYFNMHSKRIQLMNRDLRDQKDFLHKVMDLNPSYIYVKNHELKFVLINKAMSALYGKEVHELIGKIDSDFNNQPDQIKKIRDEELRILAGETEKWAEPELAIDSAGNTRWIEVTKIPVRLEGETYILCIGNDVTQKKRDAEVILKTEKMSVIGELAASIAHEIRNPLTSIKGFVQFLQEDELMKQRGEHLRVMSEEIDRINEVVGELLLIAKPQMQTVLSVDLKAVIEDVLTLMKSSALQNNISLVLNHEADLFKVSGNKNHLKQVFINLVKNAIESMPDGGTVETAIERLADGSIRISISDEGIGLSQERMEKLGEPFYTTKDKGTGLGLTVCYKIIREEHAGEILFESEEGRGTTVHIILPAESI from the coding sequence ATGTACTTTACTGTGCTTGGCCTTGTTTCTCTCATCCCTCTGCTGCTTGGGATGATTATATATATGAATGAGAAAACCATCTTATCAAGAGCGATCGTTTATTTCTTAATCATGCTTTTTATTTGGCAAATAGACGTTGCTCTTTTATATGGCACTGATTTATTTTCTATGGAAACAGCAGAAACTTTATTTCAAATAGGTCGTTTTGGGTCGATTATGATCATGCCGATTTTATTTTATTTTATGTACTTAATGATAAATCAAGAAAACGAAGCCGAAAAAAAGCAGTGGTTCCGTTTTATTAATATTAAAATACTCATCATGCTCATTATCTGGAGCCTGGCTGTTTTTGCTATTAATTTAACGTCATATGGAGTATCCGGTTTAAAAATGATAAAGGATGACTTTTTCCCGGATCATTATTATCCGGTTTTTGGACCGTTAAACTGGACGTACTATTTGAATGTCTTTTTTGTATTTATAAACATCATTATGCTTATCGTTGTGTCGAAGAAACTTACTAATAAGGATTTGCGTTCATTCAGTATTTTTTTCTGCACATCGATTTTATTCGTCTTTTTTAATGGTATTCTATCAGGCTATCAAGTGGTTCCGCTTTTTTTATCCAGCTTTGGGTCGGTTCTCTCGACCTTTATTATCTTTATGGCTTACTTCAACATGCATTCAAAAAGAATTCAGTTGATGAACAGGGATTTGAGGGATCAGAAGGATTTTCTTCACAAAGTAATGGATTTAAACCCAAGTTATATTTATGTAAAGAACCATGAGCTTAAGTTTGTTCTGATTAACAAGGCAATGTCCGCTTTATACGGTAAAGAAGTACATGAGTTAATAGGAAAGATTGATTCTGACTTTAATAATCAGCCGGATCAGATCAAGAAAATCCGCGATGAAGAGCTTCGGATTCTTGCCGGGGAAACAGAGAAATGGGCGGAGCCTGAGCTTGCGATTGATTCAGCCGGAAATACTAGGTGGATTGAAGTGACAAAGATCCCTGTAAGATTGGAAGGGGAGACATATATTCTTTGCATCGGCAATGATGTGACACAGAAGAAAAGGGATGCAGAGGTTATTTTAAAAACAGAAAAAATGAGCGTCATCGGAGAATTAGCGGCAAGCATTGCTCATGAGATCCGAAACCCGCTGACATCAATAAAAGGTTTTGTGCAATTTCTGCAGGAAGATGAGCTTATGAAGCAGAGAGGCGAACATTTAAGAGTCATGTCAGAAGAAATTGACAGAATCAACGAGGTAGTAGGCGAGCTGCTTTTAATTGCCAAGCCGCAAATGCAAACAGTCTTATCTGTTGACTTGAAAGCAGTCATTGAAGACGTTCTGACACTAATGAAAAGCAGTGCTCTTCAAAATAACATCAGCCTTGTGCTTAATCACGAAGCAGACTTATTTAAAGTCAGCGGGAATAAAAATCATTTAAAACAGGTTTTTATAAATTTAGTAAAAAATGCAATTGAGTCCATGCCTGATGGAGGAACCGTGGAAACTGCTATAGAGCGTTTGGCAGATGGCAGCATTCGGATCTCTATTTCGGATGAAGGAATTGGTTTAAGTCAAGAACGAATGGAGAAATTAGGTGAACCTTTTTATACGACAAAGGATAAAGGGACGGGCCTTGGATTAACGGTTTGCTATAAAATCATCCGGGAAGAGCATGCAGGAGAGATTCTATTTGAAAGCGAGGAAGGACGCGGAACGACAGTTCATATCATCCTTCCTGCTGAATCCATTTAG
- a CDS encoding sulfite oxidase-like oxidoreductase, producing the protein MYFGKVKSKGDPNRVPPNQHVTTKFPVLHAGNVPNYEDISKWDLQVFGLLNHPKRFTYKDLMEMKQIDQGNDIHCVTGWSKLDNVWRGISTRELVKDLGLHENANYCILHAEEGWTTNLPLDDFLKETSLLAHSHNGEPLTPEHGFPFRAVFPHLYFWKSAKWIRAIQFTEHNHPGFWERNGYHMNGDPWKEERFTWD; encoded by the coding sequence ATGTATTTCGGCAAAGTCAAAAGCAAAGGAGATCCCAATCGGGTTCCGCCTAATCAGCATGTCACAACCAAATTTCCAGTTCTTCACGCAGGCAATGTTCCTAATTACGAGGATATAAGCAAATGGGATCTGCAAGTATTTGGCTTACTTAATCATCCTAAGAGATTTACATATAAAGATTTGATGGAGATGAAGCAAATCGATCAGGGCAACGATATTCATTGCGTAACGGGATGGTCCAAGCTTGATAATGTATGGAGAGGAATCAGCACCCGAGAGCTCGTGAAGGATTTGGGACTGCATGAGAACGCGAACTATTGCATTCTCCATGCCGAGGAGGGCTGGACAACAAATTTGCCGCTTGATGATTTCCTAAAGGAAACGAGTCTGCTTGCTCATTCCCATAACGGAGAACCGCTTACGCCGGAGCATGGTTTTCCATTCAGAGCTGTTTTTCCGCATTTGTACTTCTGGAAAAGTGCAAAATGGATACGTGCAATCCAGTTTACAGAACACAATCACCCTGGATTCTGGGAGAGAAATGGGTATCATATGAATGGAGATCCGTGGAAAGAAGAGCGGTTTACATGGGATTGA
- a CDS encoding biotin transporter BioY — protein MKNKLKAYDLALVGMFAALMAIGANLTSFLTVGTVPLSMQPFFCILAGLLLGSRLGALSMIVYALAGIAGAPVFAQFSGGIGVIFGSTGGFILSYIAAAYVAGKIIEASKKPALSVFFLSSFAGIALIYIIGTSYMYAALNYWLNVEMSYTGAWLVMTWFIVKDIIFTAIGAVIAPRIYTAVNKASRLGKHRAA, from the coding sequence ATGAAAAATAAATTAAAAGCTTATGATTTAGCACTCGTCGGAATGTTTGCAGCTTTAATGGCGATTGGTGCAAACCTCACTTCATTTTTAACAGTTGGAACGGTTCCGTTATCAATGCAGCCCTTTTTCTGTATTTTAGCAGGTTTGCTGCTCGGAAGCAGATTAGGCGCATTATCTATGATTGTTTATGCACTCGCAGGAATAGCAGGTGCACCTGTCTTCGCACAGTTCAGCGGAGGAATTGGAGTTATTTTCGGCAGTACCGGCGGGTTTATTTTATCCTATATTGCTGCTGCTTATGTAGCAGGCAAAATTATTGAAGCAAGCAAAAAACCAGCACTTTCCGTTTTTTTCCTTTCATCATTTGCAGGAATTGCTCTTATCTATATTATCGGAACGTCTTATATGTACGCAGCTCTTAATTATTGGCTGAATGTTGAAATGAGCTATACTGGCGCATGGCTTGTGATGACATGGTTTATTGTGAAAGATATAATCTTTACAGCCATTGGCGCTGTCATTGCTCCACGCATTTATACAGCTGTAAATAAAGCTTCGAGACTTGGGAAGCATCGCGCTGCCTGA
- a CDS encoding DUF6241 domain-containing protein codes for MKWMKQHKFLTGAMILLLCCAGVIFYIFTETIHTPVQSTEQVNKTINESSEKLAEIDLSNNPFPVGGATITEDQIQKYLHGMSHQKVEAKDKWIHFEITEERILYLIKQIESDKEAFENSDLYLDILSRWLENDYADADRDHNAIWSLQGGTIGKATGVLSKDEELKYLEENKGEIK; via the coding sequence ATGAAATGGATGAAACAGCATAAGTTTCTCACAGGTGCAATGATATTATTGCTATGCTGTGCGGGTGTTATTTTTTATATTTTCACCGAAACGATCCATACACCTGTACAAAGTACAGAACAAGTAAATAAGACAATTAATGAAAGTTCGGAGAAGCTTGCTGAAATAGATTTAAGCAATAACCCATTTCCAGTAGGCGGAGCGACGATTACAGAAGATCAAATACAAAAATATCTGCACGGGATGTCTCACCAAAAAGTGGAGGCCAAAGATAAGTGGATTCACTTTGAAATCACGGAAGAGAGAATTCTTTATTTAATCAAACAAATTGAAAGCGACAAAGAAGCCTTTGAAAACTCGGATTTATATTTGGATATCCTCAGCAGATGGCTTGAAAATGATTATGCAGATGCTGACAGAGACCACAATGCAATATGGAGCCTTCAGGGCGGTACGATAGGCAAAGCAACAGGCGTGCTGTCCAAAGACGAAGAATTAAAATATCTTGAAGAAAATAAGGGTGAGATCAAATAA
- a CDS encoding Na+/H+ antiporter family protein, which yields MNAVILAVLVMLVLSLLRVNVVFSLVAGALVGGLTGGLDLKATIETFTGGLGGNATVALSYALLGAFAVALSKTGLPDAMVEAAIKLVGKEGEERRKTLSKVLIIMIILIISIFSQNVVPVHIAFIPVLIPPLLKVLNQLQLDRRLIAIVISFGLITPYMLLPVGFGAIYHGILQKSIAAGGLTVSLKDIPQAMLIPSAGMLVGLVISFFTFRKRRMYETKEIAGQTPVVYTKKSVSFAILAIVVSLSVQLFLSQKLEVEGMIFGALAGITVLYATGSMKWNEADQLLTNGMRMMAFIGFVMLASSGFSAVMQETGHIDSLVKTSADLIDGNQSLAAVLMLLVGLLVTTGIGSSFSTVPIIATLFVPLCLELGFSPMATIALIGTAGALGDAGSPASDSTLGPTSGLNADGEHDHIWDTCVPTFLHYNIPLVIFGWIAAIVL from the coding sequence ATGAATGCAGTTATTTTGGCTGTTTTGGTCATGCTTGTTTTAAGTTTGCTGAGGGTAAATGTTGTATTTTCCTTAGTGGCAGGCGCACTTGTTGGAGGTTTAACAGGCGGACTGGATTTAAAAGCGACAATTGAAACATTTACAGGCGGTCTTGGCGGGAACGCGACTGTTGCCCTGAGTTATGCTCTTCTTGGCGCATTTGCTGTTGCTCTGTCAAAAACAGGCTTGCCTGATGCAATGGTGGAAGCAGCTATTAAGCTAGTTGGTAAAGAAGGAGAAGAGAGAAGGAAAACTCTTTCAAAAGTACTTATTATCATGATTATATTGATTATATCTATTTTCTCTCAAAATGTTGTACCTGTTCACATCGCATTTATACCTGTCTTAATCCCGCCTTTATTAAAGGTATTGAATCAATTGCAGTTGGACCGCCGTTTAATTGCCATTGTCATTTCATTTGGATTAATTACACCCTATATGCTGTTGCCGGTAGGATTCGGAGCCATATACCATGGTATTCTTCAAAAGAGTATAGCAGCAGGCGGCTTAACTGTAAGTTTGAAGGATATTCCTCAGGCGATGCTGATTCCTTCTGCAGGTATGCTCGTCGGTTTAGTCATTTCATTCTTTACGTTCAGAAAGAGACGTATGTATGAGACAAAAGAAATAGCTGGACAGACTCCTGTTGTTTATACGAAAAAAAGTGTGTCTTTTGCTATTCTGGCAATTGTTGTTTCATTAAGTGTTCAGTTGTTCCTTTCTCAGAAACTAGAAGTAGAAGGGATGATTTTCGGCGCTTTGGCCGGAATTACTGTCCTCTATGCAACAGGATCAATGAAATGGAACGAAGCGGATCAGCTTCTGACTAACGGAATGAGGATGATGGCATTTATAGGATTTGTCATGCTTGCTTCTTCAGGATTTTCAGCTGTTATGCAAGAAACAGGTCATATTGATTCTTTGGTGAAAACTTCTGCAGATTTAATTGACGGCAATCAGTCGCTTGCAGCGGTGTTAATGCTGCTTGTAGGCCTTTTAGTTACTACTGGGATCGGTTCATCGTTCTCAACAGTGCCGATTATTGCGACTCTTTTTGTACCGCTTTGCCTTGAGCTGGGCTTTAGCCCTATGGCAACCATTGCACTCATAGGTACTGCCGGAGCGCTCGGTGATGCAGGTTCACCTGCATCTGACAGCACACTTGGTCCAACGTCGGGTTTAAATGCTGACGGAGAGCATGATCATATTTGGGATACATGTGTGCCGACATTCCTGCATTATAACATTCCATTGGTTATTTTCGGATGGATTGCGGCAATTGTCCTTTAA
- a CDS encoding leucyl aminopeptidase → MFHVQSSIKWNEETIIFGLFQKTSSFDGPLAELDQKLEGHFSVLVKEGDISANKKEISKVHTLGKIGAKRIYFTGLGKEKEYDFDAARESFAKLFKSLQKDKIQSFSIVLDTFTSEHVQANEAAHALAEVLPLSTYKIQDYKQKSNEPERNVNQVTIISNEDDAEIRSSLAVGSAFGEGTNSARTLVNMPGNILTATELAKYSVDIAGKYGFEYEVLEKEDMEKLGMGALLAVNKGSDEPPKMIVLKYQGKEEWTDVIGLVGKGITFDTGGYSIKPKDGIVGMKSDMGGAAAVLGAMEIIGKLKPEQNVLAVIPSTDNMISGNAFKPDDVIISMSGKTIEVLNTDAEGRLVLADGITYAKHHGANYLVDVATLTGGVIIALGTHTTGAMTNNEALFEQVLEASHECGEPIWRLPITKKDIDKVRGSKMADLNNSPGREGHAIMAGTFIGEFAEGTPWVHLDIAGTATSSNADDLGPSGGTGVMARTLAAFVERFEV, encoded by the coding sequence ATGTTTCATGTTCAATCATCAATTAAATGGAACGAAGAAACAATCATTTTTGGATTATTTCAAAAAACAAGCTCGTTTGATGGCCCCTTAGCTGAGCTTGACCAAAAGCTTGAAGGTCATTTTTCAGTGCTTGTAAAAGAGGGGGATATTTCTGCCAATAAGAAAGAAATCTCGAAAGTACATACTCTTGGTAAAATCGGCGCAAAACGAATTTACTTTACAGGCCTTGGCAAAGAAAAGGAATATGATTTTGATGCTGCAAGAGAGTCTTTTGCGAAGCTGTTCAAATCGCTGCAAAAAGATAAAATTCAATCTTTTTCAATCGTTCTTGATACATTCACAAGTGAACATGTTCAGGCAAACGAAGCTGCTCACGCATTAGCAGAAGTTCTTCCGCTTTCTACTTATAAAATACAGGACTATAAACAAAAATCAAATGAGCCGGAACGAAACGTCAACCAAGTTACGATCATTTCAAATGAGGATGATGCCGAAATACGTTCAAGTCTTGCAGTTGGATCTGCATTCGGAGAAGGAACAAACTCTGCAAGAACGCTTGTCAACATGCCCGGTAATATTTTAACTGCAACGGAACTTGCTAAATACTCTGTGGATATCGCTGGAAAATACGGTTTTGAATATGAAGTGCTTGAAAAAGAAGATATGGAGAAGCTTGGAATGGGTGCTCTCCTTGCCGTGAACAAGGGATCTGATGAACCGCCGAAAATGATTGTTCTTAAATACCAGGGAAAAGAAGAATGGACAGATGTGATTGGTCTGGTTGGTAAAGGCATCACCTTTGATACTGGAGGTTACTCAATTAAGCCGAAAGACGGCATCGTCGGAATGAAATCGGATATGGGTGGAGCAGCAGCTGTTTTAGGAGCGATGGAGATCATTGGAAAACTGAAGCCTGAACAAAACGTACTCGCTGTCATTCCATCAACTGACAACATGATCAGCGGCAATGCTTTCAAGCCTGATGATGTCATCATTTCGATGAGCGGAAAAACGATTGAAGTGCTCAATACAGACGCAGAGGGCCGATTAGTCCTTGCTGACGGCATCACATATGCCAAGCATCATGGCGCTAATTATTTAGTAGATGTTGCGACATTGACAGGCGGAGTCATCATTGCTCTAGGAACACATACAACAGGTGCGATGACAAATAATGAAGCATTATTTGAGCAAGTGTTAGAGGCATCCCATGAATGCGGGGAGCCAATCTGGAGATTGCCGATTACAAAAAAAGACATTGATAAAGTTCGCGGCAGTAAAATGGCGGATTTGAATAATTCCCCTGGACGTGAAGGTCATGCCATCATGGCGGGGACATTTATTGGAGAATTTGCAGAAGGTACTCCATGGGTGCATTTAGATATCGCAGGAACAGCGACATCTTCGAATGCAGATGATCTTGGACCTTCTGGCGGCACTGGTGTCATGGCTCGGACACTTGCAGCATTTGTAGAACGTTTTGAGGTTTAA
- a CDS encoding DUF309 domain-containing protein — protein MTLYPIEYYQFFIHFNEGDYYTCHDLLELIWLTEKDNLFLKGLLQMTVAIYHYEYGNIKGARLMMQAGHSYIQSYRPFHWGVDLEKVNAFIEECLVIIPSGIQSVSFEKAGQLPKLPALFLYLEEEHGKPNY, from the coding sequence GTGACTCTTTACCCAATAGAATATTATCAGTTTTTTATCCATTTTAATGAAGGCGATTATTATACTTGCCATGATTTGCTTGAATTAATCTGGCTGACGGAGAAGGATAACTTATTTCTAAAAGGGCTGCTGCAAATGACAGTTGCTATTTATCATTACGAATATGGCAATATTAAAGGAGCAAGGCTCATGATGCAAGCAGGACACTCTTACATACAGTCCTACCGCCCATTCCATTGGGGAGTGGACCTTGAAAAAGTAAATGCATTCATTGAAGAATGTCTGGTAATTATTCCTTCCGGCATTCAGTCGGTTTCTTTTGAAAAAGCCGGGCAGCTGCCTAAATTGCCTGCTCTTTTTCTATACCTTGAAGAAGAGCATGGAAAACCTAACTATTAA
- a CDS encoding divergent PAP2 family protein, with protein sequence MEILLNFPLLASLTAIFFAQFVKVPITYIATRKIDWSLILSTGGMPSSHSAAVTALATGVALDNGLASSLFAVSAVFAIITMFDATGVRRHAGEQATVLNKLVTDFNTFVGEAKAWPQQEEKEKQKKLKELLGHQPIEVFFGGLTGILLTLFLHYLFIM encoded by the coding sequence ATGGAGATACTACTTAATTTCCCGCTGCTAGCTTCCCTGACAGCCATTTTCTTTGCACAATTTGTAAAAGTGCCGATAACGTATATTGCGACTCGGAAAATTGACTGGTCTCTTATTTTAAGCACTGGGGGAATGCCCAGTTCCCACTCTGCGGCCGTTACGGCACTTGCAACAGGGGTCGCTCTTGATAACGGGCTTGCCTCTTCCCTTTTTGCTGTTTCAGCGGTTTTTGCTATCATTACAATGTTTGATGCCACTGGAGTAAGAAGACACGCCGGAGAGCAGGCCACAGTTCTTAATAAACTTGTAACTGACTTTAATACATTTGTCGGCGAGGCAAAAGCATGGCCTCAGCAAGAAGAAAAAGAAAAACAAAAGAAATTGAAAGAACTTCTGGGACATCAGCCTATTGAGGTATTCTTCGGAGGATTAACAGGAATTTTATTGACCCTGTTCCTTCACTATCTATTCATTATGTAA